Part of the Oncorhynchus mykiss isolate Arlee chromosome 23, USDA_OmykA_1.1, whole genome shotgun sequence genome is shown below.
atcagaccagagaatcttgtttctcatggtcgaagtcctttaggtgccttttggcaaactccaagcgggctgtcatgtgccttttacggagtggcttccgtctggccactctatcataaagatctgattggtggagggccggagagatggttgtcctcttggaaggttcttccatcttcACAGAGGAGCGTTTTAATAGTGACCATCGGGATATTGGTCACCTCCAATtgatcagtttggctgggcagccagctctagtaagagttttggtggttccaaatttcttccatttaagaatgatgaaggacACGGTGTTTTTGGGGACCATCaacactgcagaaatgttttggtactcttccccagagcTGTGCCGCAATCCTTTCTCGGCAcgctaaggacaattccttcaacctcatggcttggtttttactctgacatgcactgttaactgttggaccttatatagacaggtgtgtgcctttccaaatcatgtccaattcaATTTGCCACAGgctcaatcaagttgtagaaacacctcaaggatgatcaatgggaaaaggatgcaccggagctcaatttcgagtctcatagcaaagggtctgaatacttgtaaataagttgttttttatacatttgccaacatttctaaaaacctgttttcactttgtcattatgtgtagattgacaTGTTTGTATTAAATCAATTtgagaaaaaggctgtaacgtaacaaaatgtggaaaaagtcaaggggtttgaatactttccgaatgcaatataccacaaaccccaaaggtatcttattgctattataaaccagttaccaatgtaattagggcagtaaaaataaatgttttgtcatatccgTGGTATACAATGATATACCATGacattcagccaatcagcattcagggcttgaacaacccagtttataataaagtATAACTAGCCAATAATCCCTTATGATACACCTTGTTTTTAGTAGTCCCTTGTCTCTGACCTATTATCAATTTAAAAAATGCTGTGATATACAATAGGTATGCTGCGTCACGGGGCGGACTGGTACCAAAAACCGGCCCTGACATTTCAAACACAGGCCACCCATTAGGCAGATAATGATAATTATTCACAACATAAAAAAAGTGACAGGCCCACTGGACTAAAAACAGACCAGCCCATCCGTCTTATTACATTTATCTGTCACGTACTGTTTTCTGTGGGTTCTGTGACTCATTGGGCGTGTGACTGGCAGCTGTATTTCTCAACTTTGGACACAATCATGTGAAAAGAACACGTATAGAACTTACTTTGTAAAGGAGAGGTTTGGGCATATGGCAACTAAATGAAGCAAATAACCACATGTAAACGttccaaaacatttatttagttAACTGTTGCATCATTTTAATACTACATTCTCAAGACAGCAATGTTTGCATTAAGTGCTTATATTAGTGTGGGCATGCAATAAGTTTGAACATCTTTTATTAGTGGGATTCTCTGAATACATCCTAGACAAGGAGGTTGAACTGCATTGGTAAGACTAACAAATAACACTAGTACTAGATAATAGTAGTTATTGGGTAGACTAGACATTGATTGAAGTTCTCTTCACTGGGTCTTAACTTTCACACTGGTTCTTGACCATCTGGATATCGCTCATCCAGGGGCGGCTCCACACCTCGAAGGTGCACTTGTAGGGCTGAGGAGACAGAAAGCAGCATGAGTTGGCATAGTAACACAACCTTTTAGCAAGCAGAACACTTGACAATGGACTTGTTCGACATTGCAGCCGACTGCCTGATATACAAATCAACTTGCgtcataaataactactcattatttgtagatcagtcacaatttacacacaatatatTAGTTGGTATGCTCTTGAACATGGCCAAAGGCTGCACACACAGCCTCAATTCATTAGGGCATGGActgaatgaagtggatttaacaagtgacatcagttagggaacatagctttcacctggtcagtctgtcaaggaaagagcaggtgttcttaatgttttgtatactcagtgtatagcaATAACAACTGAACTGAGCAAATGTTAATTAGTTTATCAACAGTTGTCTAAACTCTTAGTTACCAATGTGCTATGAATGTTTGTAACATGTTGCAAACAATATATGGACCAGTCATAAGCCAGACATATAGGAAGCTCTGATAACCGACTGGCACTGGTTGAGGACAAACCGATCTGGGAACAGGCTAGTCTAGGCCCTATAGTGGTCCTTACCACAGCCATCTGTGGGTCCTTGTGCACGGAGCAGACCTTCTCAACACCTCCCTTCCTGCATGGGGTCCTGCCCATCTGCACTGTGAAGATGTACTTCATCCCAGATACCACCTATAGGCAAGAGGGTGGGTTGCACAAACAATCTTTTTAAATCATGGCCATCATTTTATGGGATCATATCATTCACATATACAGAAATCACACCTGCTTTCAAAGTAATTTATTGATTGTACATGTCATGTTAGATTAGGCCAGGGTGGCATtctgtttctgctcttttgccaAATCCTGGCAGAACTGTCATGCAAAACACAGTACattaaagcaaaaacagattgGCACTCTGACCATGTTAGGCTATGAGGTCAACTAACAGAGGTGATAAACAGCATTTTGGCCTAATTCTAGATTGGTCTTCTCCCTATCATGCACGGATGATAAACAATTGAAATTAAAAAAACAGAATCCAATTCCCTTCCGCATTCTATGCTGTGTTCTCAAATTAGCGCAGATGCCCGCCTGGTTTAGAAATGAATAGTCCTCTGCATAATGGAAAATGTGCATTGATCCAGAGGGGTTGGGAAATTGGCATATAAACACAGAATCATTGAGCCTTCAATGTGGTGGTACTCTTGTGTTAATCTGATGAACTTCCTGACAATAAGACCCATTCCCAGTCATTTAGCaggtgctcttatccagagagatttaGTTAAATTACTAAACCCATTTCACTTGAGGAATGAAACATGAGCAAACACGATAAGCATGGATTGGCGCCCGAGGTCTTTTGGGCGTCTATGTTTGGTTAAGATTTGGTCCTGCCTTGACTTGTCCCAATCATAGGCGTCTATGTttcacagcacagtacagaagagcgcagcacagcacagtagagaAAATTAGGTATAGTTGAGTACAGTAGAATGTACCATATTGTACTCTACGGAATTaaactatattgtactgtactctgaaTAGTACTGTGCCATAATACtgttcaaacttgtgaaacagCCTTGACGTCTATGATTCTTTCAGATTTGGTCTGGGCCGGACTAACCAAATTGGTACTTGTTTGTTGGCGACTTTTATTAGAATAATACCCAGCATGCCTTGttcgtttttttatatatatatttttaataactTTTAGGTCGTTCAgcttatccagaacgacttagTCAGTACAATCAACTAATGTAGATATACAAAAATACATCAGTCATAACAAGAAACATTTCTATAACCGTTACAATGAATGTTATTGTAGTTGGTTTATTTTTTTCAACGTCGCTGACATCTTTAAAGCTAATTTAAAAAGCTTACATAAATGCATGTGACAGATTGgcatatttattataataataaattcCACCCATACTGCAAACATCCACAAAAGACGCATTTTGAACATACATAAGTGAGAAAATACGTATTTTCTACGTCATTTTGCTCACTGGGTAGACTACACAAACTAACAAAATTATCTTGTCGTGAACTAATAAATGGAAAAGGATCTGACCTGCTTCTGTGCATTGACAACCTTGGCCACCTGCCTGACAAACATGTCGTTTGTTTTCTTGTTGTGTTCGACCACCGCGAACTGCAGGGCGTCTCTCGTTCCTTGGTCGTTCATATTTGCGTCCATGGGGCCTCCGATCAAACCGGCGTTCGCCACCGTAAAGGCCACGGCGAACAAAGGAACGACGATTTTCCATTCCATGATAATTTTCCCGTTTGATATCTTTTTTAATCGTCACTCCAATCGTATTAAACAAACAAATCCTTGCCACAGACCGCTGTTATATAAACACGGTGACGTCACTGCCTGCTTGCTAAGAGTGGGGCTTGATCTTGATTCCACCAATCACTTCAACCCAAAACCTAAAGAGGAGGACCCAAAAGTTTACACGTATTAAGTGCGTTTGTTTTGCAGAAcggatctttaaaaaaaaaattaaaccaggcaagtcagttactgTTTCTCAGTCcctttggtgcatttttcacatcatccctaacatgtgcaaaataataagtgcatttctcagaacaatttgtacaaactgcaatatacaatagatatgtttctaaagctagtcagtcactaaaaatccttagtacatctctgaaaagtaaatattcatgccaatgatcatgtcagtgtcatcagaatgataagtcattgagtcattgttcacgaacaaggtcgtcaaaatgtttaggcatgttgtcaatgtaactgtgtactttgacagtataacctgatgtaaacttaggctacagtttggatgacagttactgtattgaaaatgcacaaggctgcacttctatggcatatatcaatttcaacagtactatttacatattactgtatgtgggttattgattgaaagagactggacaacccaaggggcacaaagggaaaaaaaactaaattagaaagaaacacaggaaaccacccctaaggcacaactttgcccgcagcactgttgtgctgtctctacacATCCAGATGTTCCTGTCTGTCGACCCacatattctcatccacatcacaccggatattttcccttccaatgcaatgtggaaaaaatcttttggaatgccttatccatcccctgcaggcgtctactgtgatgtcctcacatgctgcatccattgcagccagcagggtcatctgtgtgtgtggctgacgatcgtacaccttccacctccatgctgaaaataACTCCTCAATTAGGTTAAGGAATGGTGAATAAGGTGGGAGGAATTCTATGAGCATCCTCGGGTGGGTCACAAACCATTGCCTTATGATGTTTGATCGAGGGAAACTCACATTATCACAAATGACCACATACTTTGGCAAATCCTCTCTAAACTGACCCCTCTCATCATCAGGGATGAGAGCCCTGTAGAGAGTCTCTAAAAAGTTGAGTAGATGCTGGGTGACATAAAATTTACATATATTGCATGTTCCTTCCACAGCAATGGAAATGTGTGCAGTTTATGCTTACTgtactatgtatcactataacatgttgctgtaaagtagttatatagatatatgttttacctgtacatactggtaccgtagctccttaactctgtcctcattcctttggaatggtacacggtacagctgtttcatactcatctggtttctatgcagcacccTGTCGATGGTTGAGATGCTAACCGTATGGATGTTTTCAAAGACATCGTTGTCTTCTATAATGGTCCTTTGTATTTCCCTGAGTCTCATGGCATTGTTTACTCGAACCACGGTGCAAATAGCCTCCTCCTGTTGAGGTGTGAAAAGGCGTCCTCTGCCACCGGTTTGTGGTAATCTTGCAGTCCTATGTGGGGAAAAATGCAGTGATGCATCACACTTTCACAGACAAAAACTATGCaaacacacattttactgtaaaacattcaGGTGGGTGCATGTAAGGTGCAGTTTGTATCTGTCTAGAGTATATTTCTGTATGCTGTGAAATACAAGTGGACTACTGTAATATGAAGCATTgtaggaagtatacagtatactgcttatatacagtaacagtgcagTGTACATACCTGTTCTCTCTTCGAAATGTTTGAACTATTGAGGACACGGTTGATCTCCCAATATTCGGCTGCACCCTTCAGCCATTGTAAGGCCATGATTGACAACATGGTCTACAATATGTCATCAGATATGCGCCTAtgtcctcttctgcctcttcctctgttttgccttccaccacgcattcttgctcctcttcttcctcctcttggctgttgaccctgttcgtttcctggtccatccattattggaaaattgcaactctgtgttgtggtctgtctatatatgCTTGCCAATTTATTCTTCATGAGATGCAACTTTGAGCAATTTAGACAACTGGTTGATTGTTGGttgaactaacactttacattccttcatgagtgagggtcaatttcacctgtacgattcatcaattcacgtttttgtacaaaaggtctaatagaaatgtgtaaaactatgctcgacagtttatgacaaatagttcaacaattttgcatgtaatggcttatgcaaggaactaatgcctagatgttttgaggggtaagactattcaacagagaaccatctattatattttgatcaacatgacatgagcaattgataatgtggaaaaaagctgacacttgtacattatcaattgcaatttgttCAAAGGAATAAGAAATTGCTTTAATGATGTGCACAAGTGACTAGCTGATTTGGAATTTGTACAATTAGAATCAAGAATTGCACTTTTgatctaagaaatgcaccaaagcgactgagaaaaactgtaagaacaaattcttatttacaat
Proteins encoded:
- the LOC100136752 gene encoding cystatin precursor codes for the protein MEWKIVVPLFAVAFTVANAGLIGGPMDANMNDQGTRDALQFAVVEHNKKTNDMFVRQVAKVVNAQKQVVSGMKYIFTVQMGRTPCRKGGVEKVCSVHKDPQMAVPYKCTFEVWSRPWMSDIQMVKNQCES